The Breoghania sp. L-A4 sequence AAAGGATCTTGCGACGGATGTGGATGCGATCCTCGCGGCTGTGACGCCGCGCACGCGCATGGTGTTCATCGCCAATCCCAACAATCCGACCGGCACCTATATCCCGTTTGACGAGGTGAAGCGGTTGCATGCGGGCCTGCCCGCGCATGTGCTTCTGGTGCTCGACGCGGCCTATGCGGAATACGTCCGCCGCAATGACTACGAGGCCGGCATCGAGCTGGTGGCGACGTCGGAAAACGTCGTGATGACGCGCACGTTCTCGAAAATCTACGGGCTGGCGGGCGTGCGGCTCGGCTGGTGCTACGCGCCGGATCACGTCATCGACGCGCTCAACCGCATTCGCGGGCCGTTCAACGTCACCGGCGCGGCGATCGCCGCGGGCAGCGCCGCCGTCGCCGACAAGGCCTTCGTGGAGGCTGCCGTCAAGCACAATGGCCAGTGGCTCGCCTGGGTCACCGCGGAGATGGAAAAGCTGGGTCTCACCGTCACCCCCAGCGTCGGCAATTTCGTGTTGATCCACTTCCCCGACGAGGACGGCAAGCGCGCGGCGGATGCGGATGACTGGCTGCTCGAGCGCGGCTGCGTGCTGCGGAGGGTGGAGAATTATGGCCTGCCCAACGCCCTGCGCATGACGATCGGGTCCGAAGAAGCCAACCGGGTCGTGGTGGCCAGTCTGGCGGAGTTCCTCGGCAAGTAACAACGCCGCAAGCAAAAGCAGCAGTCCATGTCCGACCCCCTGTTTCGCCGTCTCACCCTGATCGGCATCGGCCTGATCGGCTCCTCGCTTGCACGCGTCGTGCGGCGCGAGGGGCTGGCGGGCGAGATCGTCATCTCCACACGGTCGCCCCAGACGCTGGCGCGCGCCGAGGAACTGGCGCTGGGCGACCGCTATTGCCTCGATGCCGCCGAGGCGGTGGAAGGGGCGGACCTCGTGATCCTCTGCGTTCCCGTCGGTGCGTCGGCGGCCGTGGCGAAATGGATCGCGCCGGCGCTCGCGCCCGGCGCGATTGTCACCGACGTGGGCTCCACCAAGGCCTCCGTCGTGGCGCAGATGCAGCCGCATTTGCCCGCAAACGTGCATTTCATCCCGGGCCACCCGATCGCCGGCACGGAATATTCCGGGCCCGACGCCGGCTTTGCCGCGCTGTTCGAGAACCGCTGGTGCATTCTCACACCGGTGGAGGGCACCGATCCCGCCGCCCAGGAAAAGCTCTCCGCCTTCTGGCGCGGCTGCGGCTCCAACATCGACGTGATGGATCCCGATCACCACGATCTGGTGCTGGCCATCACCTCGCATCTGCCGCACATCATCGCCTACAACATCGTCGGCACCGCGGATGATCTGCAAACCGTGACCAAATCCGAGGTCATCAAGTACTCGGCCTCGGGTTTTCGCGATTTCACCCGTCTGGCGGCGTCCGACCCGACCATGTGGCGCGACGTCTGCCTGCACAACAAGGATGCGATTCTGGAGATGCTGTCGCGGTTTTCCGAGGACCTCTCCGCCGTTCAGCGCGCCATCCGCTGGGGCGACGGGCAGGCGCTGTTCGATCTCTTCACCCGCACCCGCGGCATCCGCCGCTCGATCATCGAGGCGGGCCAGGAAACCGACGAGCCGGACTTCGGCCGCCACCACGGCGAGGCGTAGTCCCTGCGACAGGGCGTCGCGCCCCTTGGCCTTGCGGCATTGCACACTGTAACAATGGATGGCATCGAGCCGCGCCGGTGATTCTGCGATCGCCGCGACGCGTCCCGTGCCGCCGGACATGCGCCGCCGGTCGATTGGGGCAACGACCGCCGGCACCAACGACCGCCGACACTGGTGCCGACGATCCAGCCCGAGGATCCTTCCGCCCATGCCGCATCGTGCCACGCCCGCCTGGCGCCTTTACATTCCCAAGCTTGTCACCGTGCTGCGCGAAGGCTACGGCGTCGCGCATTTCCGCGCGGACCTGATCGCGGGGCTGACGGTGGCCATCGTCGCCCTGCCGCTGGCCATGGCGCTGGCGATCGCCTCGGGTGCGACACCGGACAAGGGTCTGCTGACGGCGGTGGTGGCGGGCTTTCTTATCTCCGCCTTCGGCGGCAGCCGCTTTCAGATCGGCGGCCCCACCGGCGCCTTCGTCGTTGTCGTCTTCAACGTCATCGCCCAGTACGGCTACGACGGGCTGGTGCTGGCCACCCTGATGGCCGGACTGATGCTCATTGCCGCTGGCCTGTTTCGTTTCGGAACCTGGATCAAATACATCCCCGAACCGGTGGTCACCGGATTCACCGCCGGTATCGCGGTGATCATCTTCTCCAGCCAGATCAAGGATCTCTTCGGTCTGGACATGGAGACCGTGCCGGCGGAGTTCTTCGACAAGTGGGCCGCCTTCTGGGAGGCGCGCGACACGCTGTCGCCGGTCAATCTGGTCATCGCGCTGTCGGCGCTGGCCGCGATTATCCTGCTGCGCCGCTACGCGCCGCGGTTTCCCGCATTCCTGATCGCGGTCGCGGGCGCGTCGCTCGCCGTGTGGCTGTTCAACCTTCCGGTCGACACCATCGGAACGCGTTTTGGCGGCATCCCGCAGTCCTTGCCATGGCCGGAAATGCCGCGGATCGATGCGGCCCGCATCGCGGAGTTGATCCCCAGCGCCTTCACGATCG is a genomic window containing:
- a CDS encoding prephenate/arogenate dehydrogenase family protein; protein product: MSDPLFRRLTLIGIGLIGSSLARVVRREGLAGEIVISTRSPQTLARAEELALGDRYCLDAAEAVEGADLVILCVPVGASAAVAKWIAPALAPGAIVTDVGSTKASVVAQMQPHLPANVHFIPGHPIAGTEYSGPDAGFAALFENRWCILTPVEGTDPAAQEKLSAFWRGCGSNIDVMDPDHHDLVLAITSHLPHIIAYNIVGTADDLQTVTKSEVIKYSASGFRDFTRLAASDPTMWRDVCLHNKDAILEMLSRFSEDLSAVQRAIRWGDGQALFDLFTRTRGIRRSIIEAGQETDEPDFGRHHGEA
- the hisC gene encoding histidinol-phosphate transaminase produces the protein MTTIDDAAGARRPTPRPGVLEIAPYVPGKHKGTGGGKTYKLSSNETPLGTSPRAIEAYAGLAQSLELYPDGASTALRAAIGKAHGLDPERIVCGAGSDEILSLLAYAYLREGDEAIYTEHGFLVYPIAIRAAGALPVIAPEKDLATDVDAILAAVTPRTRMVFIANPNNPTGTYIPFDEVKRLHAGLPAHVLLVLDAAYAEYVRRNDYEAGIELVATSENVVMTRTFSKIYGLAGVRLGWCYAPDHVIDALNRIRGPFNVTGAAIAAGSAAVADKAFVEAAVKHNGQWLAWVTAEMEKLGLTVTPSVGNFVLIHFPDEDGKRAADADDWLLERGCVLRRVENYGLPNALRMTIGSEEANRVVVASLAEFLGK